The Haloprofundus salinisoli region GGGGTCGAGATTCGGGTCACGGAACGACCAGTCGAATAAGCGGCAGAGGTCGGGGCAGAACACGCTATGACTGCCAGTGGCGAGAAAGAGCACTGCCGTGATGAATTTTAACCAGTACTGAGCGGTTTGACGGGGCTCTACTTCGGTGAAGTCCCAGGCTGCATTCACGCGCTGTATGCAACGCGGCAGCGAAAGCTCTCACGCCTGATGAGTCATCTGACACAAAAAACGTCTACTTCGAGGGCACCTCTACAGCATCCCGCCGTCGTCCAACCGCTCGACGGCCTCCCGCAGGCGCTCCTTGCTCGCCGCGTAGGAGATGCGGGCGTAGCCGGGTGCGCCGAAGGCGCTTCCGGGGACGGTAGCGACGTGAGCCTCCTGAATCGCGTTCTCGCACCACTGTTGGTCGTCCGCTCGCGGCTCGCCGCCGCCGACGGGAATCATCATGTAGAACGCGCCGTCGGGGGTGGGAACGTCGACGCCGCGCTCGTCGAACATCTCGACGAGCATGTCGCGGCGCTCCTCGAACGCCTGCACCATCTGGCCGACCGCAGCGTCGGTGTTCGTGATGGCTTCGACGCCCGCGTGCTGGACGAAGTTCACCGCGCACGAGACCGAGTGGCTGTGGAGTTTCCCCGCCTCGGAGACGAGCGCCTCAGGCGCGTGGAGGTAGCCGAGTCGCCACCCGGTCATCGAGTACGCCTTCGAGAACCCGTTGATGGTGATGGTCCGGTCTTCCATCCCCTCCAGCGCGGCGAGGCTCGTGTGTTCGACGCCGTAGGTAATCTGCTCGTAAATCTCGTCGGAGATGACCGCGAAGTCGTGGTCGACCGCGAGGTCGCGGACGCCTTCGAGCGCCGCGTCGGAGTACACCGCACCGGTCGGGTTGCTCGGCGAGTTGACGACCAGGAGTTCGGTGTCGTCGGAGACAGCGTCCGAAAGTTCGTCGAGCGCCGGTTCGAGTTGGAACTCGTGGGGCGAGAGGTCGACGCGCGAGAGGTTGCCGCCAGCGAGTTTGACCATCGCCTCGTAGGAGACCCACGCCGGGTCCAGTAGGACGACCTCGTCGCCGTCGTCGACGACGGTTTGTATCGTTTCGTACAGCGCCTGCTTGCCGCCGGGGGTGACGATAACCTCGTCGGCGTTCGCGTCGATGCCGTCGCCGCGGAGTTTCTCGGCGATGACCTCGCGGAGTTCGGCGATACCGTTCGAGGAGGTGTAGCCGGTGTGTCCCGACTCCATCGCCTCCTGTCCGGCGCGAATCACGGTCTCGGGCGTCGGGAAGTCGGGTTCGCCGACCGAGAGGTCGACGACGTCGACGCCGTCGGCTTCGAGTTCGCCCGCGAGGTTGCTGATGGCGAGCGTCGCGCTCGGTTCGACACGGCCAACACGTTCGGAGAAGTCGAATTCGTAGCTCATGGAAGTTCCTCCAGTAGGTCGAGTGCGGCGTCCACGGCGTCGGCTCCCTTGCCGACGCGTTCTCGCGCTTCAGCGCCGCTCATTCCCGGACCGCTGACGCCGAAGGTGACGGGTACGTCGCGGTCGAGGCTCACCCGAGTGAGCCCCTGTGCCGTCGCGTCGGCGATGACACGGTCGTGGTCGGTGTCGCCGGTGACGATCGCACCGACGACGGCGACGGCGTCGATGTCGTCGCGGCGAGCGAGGCGGTCCGCCGCCAGCGGGGCGTCGTACGCGCCCGGCACGTGGACCGTCGCGGCGACCGTCGCGCCGCGTGTTTCGGCCGCGTCGCGGGCGGTCGCCTCCATCTCCTCGGTAACCGACGAGTTGAATCTCGCCGCCACCAGTCCGAGTGTGACCATATGAGTGAGGTGGAGAGGCCGGCCCAAAGAGCTACCGTTAGCCGCCGCGATTGCGGCGGGTCGAGGGCCGCGGCAACCTCGGCCCGCATGCCGCGGAGACAGTCCGATGGCGCGACGAGCCGGCACACGTGACCGAGACGCCGGCGTTCACGGCGAACACAAGAGTTGTTATCCCCCGTGTGCGAGAAGCGAGGTATGACTAGCGACGACGGAGTCGGTGCGTCGGCACCGACGAACGCCGTCACCCGTTCGGAGACGGAGACGGCGACGCCGGAACCGCTCCTGACCGGCGCTCGGACTCTCTACGCAGTCCTCGCCGTCACCGCCCTCGCCCTCCTCGTACGCGTCGTCGGCCTCGGCGCGCGAATCATGCATTGGGACGAAGGCCGAGTCGGCTACTGGGCGCTGCGCTACCACGAGAACGGCGAGTTCTTCTACCGCCCCATCATCCACGGCCCCTTCCTGCCCGTCGTCAACGACTGGGTGTTCACGCTCATCGGTATCTCGGATTTCTCCGCGCGTCTCGTCGTCGCCGTCGTCGGTGGTCTCTTTCCGCTGGCGGCGTGGCTGTTCCGCGAGCACCTCGACGACACCGAAGTCGTCGGCCTCGCGCTCGTCCTCGCGGCCAATCCTCTCTTAGTCTACTACTCGCGGTTCATGCGAAACGACGCGCTCGTCGCCGCGTTCGCGGTGTTCGCGCTCGGTTTCGTCGTCCGCGCCGTCGACACCGGCAGACTCCGCTATCTCTACCTCGCGGGTGCGTCGATGGGGCTCGCGTTCACGACGAAGGAGAACGCGCTGCTGTACGTCGTCTGTTATCTCGGGGCCGCGACGTTAGTGTTCGACCACCGCCTCGTCGACATCGCCGCTCGCGGCGACTCCGTCGCCGGCTATCTGCGTTCGCGGCCGGCGTGGGCCAAGCGGAGGCTGACGAGTCGGTGGAACACGGTCGAGTACGGCGCGGGCGTCCTCGCGGTCAACCTCCTCGGGGCGTTCGCCGTCTTCCTCGCCGTCGTCGCGTTCTTCTACGCGCCGCGGCCGGAGCTCTGGCAGGCGCTCGGGAATCCGGCGGCGCTGCTCGACGTCCTCGACGAGGCGACGATAGGCGCCGCCGAGTCGTTCTACGACAGTTGGGCCGACGGCGGCCACCAGGACCACCCGTACCTGCCGTTCTTCTACGGCCTCTCGGAGACGCTCGTCTACGGCGCGGGCGTCGCTCTCGTCTTCGCCGTCGTCGGCCTCGCCGTCGACGGGTACGGCAGTCACGGCGCACGGACTGGCGACAGCGGCGACGGCGGACGCCGGGGCCGCCGGTGGCTCGTCGCGTTCGGCTTCTACTGGGGCGTCGCCAGTCTCATCGGCTACCCCATCGCCACCGACATCGAAGCGCCCTGGGCGGCCGTCCACGTCGTCGTCCCGCTGGCGTTCCCCGCGAGCGTCGGTATCGCCTACCTCTACCGCGAGACCCGCGCGTCCGTCGCCACCCGCGACACGGTCAGTATCGGTCTGGCCGCGATCGTCGTCGTCGCGGCGCTGTCGGGCGTCGTCGGGGCGAACGCCGCCTACATGGACAGCACCAGTCAGGAGGACAAGGAGGTGCTCCAGTGGGCGCAGCCCGAGAACGACCTGAAGACGACGATGCAGAAAGTCGAGCGAATCGCCGAGGCGAACGACGGCGTCGACGTGCTGTTCTACGGCAGCTACCACCCGACGACAGACGAGGAACTGCTGTACGTCGAAGACGAGTCGAGCCTCGACCGGATGCCGCCGGGCGGTCCCTCGTGGCACAGTCGCCTCCCGCTGCCGTGGTATCTCGAACGCGCCGGGGCGAACGTGACGAGCACCGAACCGAGCGAGGAGCGCACGGAGTTGCAGAATCCCCCGCCGGTCGTCATCGCCTACGAGTGGGAAGCCGAGGAGGTGCGGAGTCAGCTCCCCGAGTACACCGAACACAGACATCTGTTCCGCCTCTGGAGCGACGAAATCGTCGTCTACATCGACGAGTCGGCGATACCCGAGGAGTGACGGGTCCGCGGCGAGTGCGAACGGCTCCCTCTTCGCCGCGCGTCGGTACCCACGTTCGTGTCTATTTCTACAGCCGGTGAGCAACGTTTATGCAGTAATATCCACAACCGAGCGACCGTGACAATCACGCTTCCCGGTCCGACCATCGGCGTCGTCGGTGGGGGCCAACTCGGCCGGATGCTGGCGGAGGCGGCCGCGCCGCTCGGCGTCGACGTCGTCGTCCTCGACCCGACGCCGGACTGCCCGGCGTCGGCCGTCGCAGAACAGGTCGACGGCTCGTTCGACGACCCCGAAGGCGTCCGCGAACTCGCCGAACGCGCCGACGTACTGACGTTCGAGATAGAGCTGGCCGACCCCGACGTGCTCGAATCGGTCCGAGACGAGTACGGCGTCGCCGTCCACCCCTCGCCGGAGACGCTGCGGACGATTCAGGACAAACTCGTCCAGAAGCAGACCCTCGAAGACGCCGGGGTACCGGTACCCCCGTTCCGCCGCGTCGACGACGTTTCGGAGTTAGAAGCCGCCGTCGAGACGTTCGGCGCGGTGATGCTGAAGGCGCGAACCGGCGGCTACGACGGACGCGGGAACGTCCCCGTCCGCTCCGTCGACGAGGCCGAA contains the following coding sequences:
- a CDS encoding pyridoxal phosphate-dependent aminotransferase — protein: MSYEFDFSERVGRVEPSATLAISNLAGELEADGVDVVDLSVGEPDFPTPETVIRAGQEAMESGHTGYTSSNGIAELREVIAEKLRGDGIDANADEVIVTPGGKQALYETIQTVVDDGDEVVLLDPAWVSYEAMVKLAGGNLSRVDLSPHEFQLEPALDELSDAVSDDTELLVVNSPSNPTGAVYSDAALEGVRDLAVDHDFAVISDEIYEQITYGVEHTSLAALEGMEDRTITINGFSKAYSMTGWRLGYLHAPEALVSEAGKLHSHSVSCAVNFVQHAGVEAITNTDAAVGQMVQAFEERRDMLVEMFDERGVDVPTPDGAFYMMIPVGGGEPRADDQQWCENAIQEAHVATVPGSAFGAPGYARISYAASKERLREAVERLDDGGML
- the ribH gene encoding 6,7-dimethyl-8-ribityllumazine synthase, whose amino-acid sequence is MVTLGLVAARFNSSVTEEMEATARDAAETRGATVAATVHVPGAYDAPLAADRLARRDDIDAVAVVGAIVTGDTDHDRVIADATAQGLTRVSLDRDVPVTFGVSGPGMSGAEARERVGKGADAVDAALDLLEELP
- a CDS encoding flippase activity-associated protein Agl23, which translates into the protein MTSDDGVGASAPTNAVTRSETETATPEPLLTGARTLYAVLAVTALALLVRVVGLGARIMHWDEGRVGYWALRYHENGEFFYRPIIHGPFLPVVNDWVFTLIGISDFSARLVVAVVGGLFPLAAWLFREHLDDTEVVGLALVLAANPLLVYYSRFMRNDALVAAFAVFALGFVVRAVDTGRLRYLYLAGASMGLAFTTKENALLYVVCYLGAATLVFDHRLVDIAARGDSVAGYLRSRPAWAKRRLTSRWNTVEYGAGVLAVNLLGAFAVFLAVVAFFYAPRPELWQALGNPAALLDVLDEATIGAAESFYDSWADGGHQDHPYLPFFYGLSETLVYGAGVALVFAVVGLAVDGYGSHGARTGDSGDGGRRGRRWLVAFGFYWGVASLIGYPIATDIEAPWAAVHVVVPLAFPASVGIAYLYRETRASVATRDTVSIGLAAIVVVAALSGVVGANAAYMDSTSQEDKEVLQWAQPENDLKTTMQKVERIAEANDGVDVLFYGSYHPTTDEELLYVEDESSLDRMPPGGPSWHSRLPLPWYLERAGANVTSTEPSEERTELQNPPPVVIAYEWEAEEVRSQLPEYTEHRHLFRLWSDEIVVYIDESAIPEE